The proteins below come from a single Natrinema sp. SYSU A 869 genomic window:
- a CDS encoding phosphatase PAP2 family protein encodes MALGYVTFITTAIVCIGVTATCACCVRSSTLPRTVAELERRGRAIAPYLGVTLLVLLAKRWTHNRSLELSHALDWDITAEIYAVEGSFVASLQAIVPDALIGFFSAMYMFGFPYLLVTALALYFLLPTQRRFKELLVAYALNTLIGSVFYTLFIAYGPRNHLPTVNGLMYEFYPQTQELTAEVSANTNVFPSLHTSLAVIVTLFAWRSRREYPRWFSLASAVATFVVFSTMYLGIHWLIDVVAGIVLGIWCVLTAERLVARAEGDSDRVSVSDDRETGIASETND; translated from the coding sequence ATGGCATTAGGATACGTCACATTCATCACGACAGCAATCGTCTGTATCGGCGTTACAGCCACCTGTGCATGCTGTGTCCGCTCCTCGACGCTCCCGCGAACGGTCGCCGAACTCGAGCGCCGGGGCCGAGCTATCGCGCCGTATCTCGGCGTCACACTGCTGGTTTTGCTGGCAAAACGATGGACACATAACCGCAGCTTGGAACTCTCGCACGCGCTCGACTGGGACATCACCGCGGAGATCTACGCTGTCGAAGGGTCGTTCGTCGCCTCTCTGCAAGCTATCGTTCCCGATGCACTGATCGGGTTCTTCTCCGCGATGTATATGTTCGGGTTCCCGTATCTGCTAGTGACGGCCCTCGCCCTCTATTTCCTGTTGCCGACCCAGCGCCGCTTCAAGGAACTGCTCGTCGCGTATGCACTCAATACCTTGATCGGGTCGGTATTCTATACGCTGTTTATTGCCTACGGACCGCGAAATCACCTGCCGACCGTTAACGGGCTAATGTACGAGTTCTATCCGCAGACACAGGAACTCACGGCAGAGGTTTCGGCGAACACGAACGTCTTTCCGTCGCTTCACACGTCACTGGCGGTTATTGTCACGTTGTTCGCCTGGCGGTCGCGTCGAGAGTATCCCAGATGGTTCTCGCTCGCGTCGGCCGTCGCCACCTTCGTCGTCTTCTCGACGATGTATCTGGGGATTCACTGGCTGATCGACGTCGTCGCAGGCATCGTACTCGGGATCTGGTGTGTCCTCACCGCCGAGCGACTCGTCGCCCGCGCGGAGGGTGATAGCGATCGCGTTTCGGTTTCGGACGACCGCGAGACGGGCATCGCCTCCGAGACGAACGACTGA
- a CDS encoding Sjogren's syndrome/scleroderma autoantigen 1 family protein has product MSDFDKEAEREKLREKYEQDKEEREATQRMSDLLLKGATMTNAHCGTCGDPLFQENGTTFCPSCHGNPDAVQGTELEAQSAAEGSTDGETATGENTDRTDGADTATPDTDDAAATAAETASDQDATPATDQRGTERGQETNAPTADRQPQPSASAARDDHPSPSQPDTPSADRTPSSSRTDDRPSGSDHNRPLPATGSSAADGDLEAARDALARTLEKFAEEAAATDDPRYAKDCLEAAREAGEALATLR; this is encoded by the coding sequence ATGAGCGACTTCGACAAGGAAGCCGAGCGTGAGAAACTTCGAGAGAAGTACGAGCAGGACAAAGAAGAGCGCGAGGCGACCCAGCGGATGAGCGACCTGCTGCTCAAGGGCGCGACGATGACTAACGCCCACTGCGGGACCTGTGGTGACCCCCTCTTTCAGGAGAACGGCACGACCTTCTGTCCCAGCTGTCACGGGAACCCCGATGCCGTTCAAGGGACCGAACTCGAGGCCCAATCGGCTGCAGAGGGGTCGACAGACGGTGAGACCGCTACCGGCGAGAACACCGACCGAACCGACGGCGCGGACACCGCGACGCCCGACACCGACGACGCCGCCGCGACAGCGGCTGAGACGGCATCTGATCAAGATGCAACGCCGGCGACCGACCAGCGCGGTACTGAACGCGGACAGGAGACGAACGCGCCGACCGCGGACCGGCAACCGCAGCCGTCAGCATCGGCGGCCCGAGACGATCACCCGTCGCCGTCCCAACCCGACACCCCCTCGGCCGATCGAACCCCCTCGAGTTCGCGCACCGACGACCGTCCGTCCGGATCCGACCACAATCGACCGCTCCCCGCGACGGGTTCATCCGCAGCCGACGGCGACCTCGAGGCCGCCCGCGACGCGCTCGCTCGGACCCTCGAGAAGTTCGCCGAAGAAGCCGCCGCGACGGACGATCCCCGGTACGCCAAGGACTGCCTCGAGGCGGCTCGCGAGGCCGGTGAGGCGTTGGCGACGCTGCGCTGA
- a CDS encoding TIGR00725 family protein, which translates to MRVSVIGGGAITDEQATRAEAVGRELAARGHAVVCGGRGGTMEAVCRGAKSEGGTTIGILPGERREAANDSVDIPIATGLGHARNALVPLNGDAVIALAGGVGTLSEIGFAGIYDRPVVGLETHAVSGLEIDLVTVDTPSGAVDAVETALEHTP; encoded by the coding sequence ATGCGCGTCAGCGTCATCGGCGGCGGTGCGATCACGGACGAACAAGCGACCCGCGCGGAAGCGGTCGGACGCGAACTCGCCGCACGCGGCCACGCGGTCGTCTGCGGTGGTCGCGGCGGCACGATGGAAGCGGTCTGTCGCGGCGCGAAATCCGAGGGCGGAACGACCATCGGCATCCTTCCCGGCGAGCGCCGCGAGGCCGCGAACGACTCCGTCGACATCCCTATCGCGACCGGTCTCGGCCACGCCCGGAACGCGCTCGTCCCGCTGAACGGCGACGCGGTCATCGCGCTGGCCGGCGGCGTCGGTACCCTCTCCGAAATCGGCTTCGCTGGGATCTACGACCGACCCGTTGTCGGCCTCGAGACCCATGCCGTCTCCGGCCTCGAGATCGATCTCGTGACTGTCGACACCCCATCTGGGGCCGTTGACGCCGTCGAAACCGCGCTCGAGCACACGCCGTAA
- a CDS encoding MFS transporter, producing MSLFGTRRRLATVRAFLTDGRGEILIAVAAGWFLSIGVRLAYPVLLPYLRRAYGLDLTTAGFLLTALWLCYALGQLPGGLLADRFGEGNVLVVSTVISTVTLGLVAVAGSAPVVYLATAAFGFGTALYGVARFTTLSDIYPDNDGTAIGVTMAAGQAGNTLLPLAAGGIASAFAWQYGFGLAVPAFALVAIGLRLVVPARTSSAESAVDSVSLETARYVLSELRRPEIVTVTAIQILTYCVWQAFTGFYPTYLIESKGFSQGIATGLFSAFFAAGIVVQPLTGRLYDRFGIRTSLPPVLGVVVLSLVALPFLEGFWPVVVGTLFLSSILGYGTITLPYMTAAFPADMQGTGLGFLRTVYMTIGAISPVLFGAFADRGYFDEAYVVLAGFVAVAIVLTWWLPELSDQ from the coding sequence ACGGACGGCCGCGGCGAAATCCTGATCGCAGTCGCCGCCGGCTGGTTTCTCTCAATCGGCGTCCGGCTCGCCTATCCCGTCTTGCTGCCGTACCTCCGACGAGCCTACGGCCTCGACCTGACGACGGCCGGCTTCCTGTTGACTGCCCTCTGGCTCTGTTACGCGCTGGGACAGCTCCCGGGCGGACTGCTTGCCGACCGGTTCGGCGAGGGGAACGTCCTCGTCGTGAGTACGGTGATCTCTACGGTAACGCTCGGGCTCGTCGCCGTCGCCGGCTCCGCGCCGGTGGTCTATCTCGCCACGGCCGCGTTCGGCTTCGGGACGGCGCTGTACGGCGTCGCCCGCTTTACGACGTTGTCCGATATCTATCCCGACAACGACGGCACCGCGATCGGCGTGACGATGGCCGCCGGCCAGGCCGGCAACACCCTCCTGCCGCTCGCGGCCGGCGGGATCGCGTCGGCGTTCGCCTGGCAGTACGGCTTCGGCCTCGCGGTCCCCGCGTTCGCCCTCGTCGCGATCGGGCTCCGGCTCGTCGTCCCCGCGCGCACCTCGAGCGCGGAGAGCGCCGTCGACAGCGTCTCCCTCGAGACGGCTCGCTACGTCCTGTCGGAGCTTCGCCGACCCGAGATCGTCACCGTGACCGCGATCCAGATCCTCACGTACTGCGTCTGGCAGGCGTTTACCGGCTTCTACCCGACCTATCTGATCGAGAGCAAGGGCTTCTCCCAAGGGATCGCGACCGGCCTATTCAGCGCCTTCTTCGCGGCCGGAATCGTCGTCCAGCCCCTGACCGGGCGGCTGTATGACCGGTTCGGGATCCGGACATCGCTGCCGCCCGTCCTCGGCGTCGTCGTCCTCTCGTTGGTCGCGCTCCCGTTCCTCGAGGGGTTCTGGCCCGTCGTCGTCGGGACCCTCTTCCTCTCGAGCATCCTCGGCTACGGCACGATCACGCTGCCGTACATGACCGCGGCGTTTCCGGCGGACATGCAGGGGACCGGCCTGGGCTTCCTGCGGACCGTTTATATGACCATCGGCGCGATCAGTCCGGTCCTATTCGGCGCGTTCGCCGATCGGGGCTACTTCGACGAGGCATACGTCGTGCTCGCCGGGTTCGTGGCCGTTGCGATCGTGTTGACGTGGTGGCTGCCCGAACTATCCGATCAGTAA
- a CDS encoding DEAD/DEAH box helicase — MATTDEEIASIEHPLLEPDFLERRLYQLKLAGTAANHHTLVCLPTGLGKTTVSLLVTARRLDEVGGKSLMLAPTKPLVQQHADFYREALQIPDEEIVVFTGDVSPEDRTAMWEDATVVMATPQVIENDLVGSRISLSDVTHITFDECHRATGDYAYNYIAERYHPDAKRPLVTGMSASPGGDEEAILEVCENLGIDEVEVMTEEDADVEEFTHDTEVEWERIDLPDEVIEIRDALNEVIKERLEKLKELGIASSTQPDQSQKDLNRMRAELQELINNDQSEGFEGMSIHAEVMKLRQAVTLVETQSVEALRRYFERQRNQARSSGASKASQRMVSDPRVREAMRKAESFDEIHPKYSKARMLLAETLGLEGGDRVIVFTESRDTAEALTEFLSESFDAKRFVGQGDREGSDGMTQKQQQEVLDEFRAGEFEVLVSTSVAEEGLDVPEVDLVLFYEPVPTAIRSIQRKGRTGRQSEGRVVVLMAEDTRDEAYFWISRRREKEMESELRELKGMADELADELDDSQQSLADFEGSDRSGVKVDENGSEADAVGGSSSGSEGVAGQPGLREFETDNSDSSTETDDDAVEAKETDEAVETHEPHAEGDTVAVVADQREMDANIARELSRREAYEITLETLDVGDYVLSDRVVVERKSVADFVDSLVGGDRSVFEQVGAMARHYSRPIVIVEGEGLYEQRDVHPNAVRGALSSLAVDFGASVLRTDGEDDTTELLAVIAGREQETADREVSVHGEKGAKTLSEQQEYVVSSIAEIGPVTARSLLEEFGTVEAVMIATEDELQEADGVGTVTAERIREVIGSDYTG; from the coding sequence ATGGCTACGACGGACGAGGAAATCGCTTCTATCGAGCATCCGCTCCTCGAGCCCGACTTCTTAGAGCGGCGACTCTACCAACTGAAACTTGCGGGTACGGCCGCGAACCACCACACGCTCGTCTGTCTCCCGACCGGACTGGGAAAAACAACAGTGAGCCTGCTCGTGACAGCCCGACGACTCGATGAGGTCGGCGGTAAGTCACTGATGCTCGCACCGACGAAACCCCTCGTCCAGCAGCACGCGGACTTCTACCGGGAAGCCCTGCAGATCCCCGACGAGGAAATCGTCGTCTTCACCGGCGACGTGAGTCCCGAGGACCGCACCGCAATGTGGGAGGACGCGACGGTCGTGATGGCGACGCCGCAGGTGATCGAGAACGACCTCGTCGGGAGTCGGATCTCGCTGTCCGACGTGACCCACATCACCTTCGACGAGTGCCACCGCGCGACGGGCGACTACGCCTACAACTACATCGCCGAGCGCTACCACCCCGACGCGAAGCGGCCGCTCGTCACTGGGATGTCGGCCTCCCCCGGCGGCGACGAGGAAGCCATCCTCGAGGTCTGTGAGAACCTCGGGATAGACGAAGTCGAGGTAATGACCGAGGAGGACGCCGACGTCGAGGAGTTCACCCACGACACCGAGGTCGAGTGGGAGCGCATCGACCTTCCCGATGAAGTCATCGAGATCCGGGACGCGCTGAACGAGGTGATCAAAGAACGCCTCGAGAAGCTCAAGGAACTCGGTATCGCGAGTTCGACCCAGCCCGACCAGTCCCAGAAGGATCTCAATCGAATGCGGGCCGAGCTCCAGGAGCTGATCAACAACGACCAGTCGGAGGGGTTCGAAGGGATGTCAATCCACGCCGAAGTGATGAAGCTCCGGCAGGCCGTCACGCTGGTCGAGACCCAGAGCGTCGAGGCCCTCCGTCGCTATTTCGAGCGCCAGCGCAATCAGGCCCGCTCGTCGGGTGCGTCGAAGGCGAGCCAGCGGATGGTCTCGGATCCCCGCGTACGCGAGGCCATGCGGAAAGCCGAGAGCTTCGACGAGATCCACCCCAAATACAGCAAAGCCCGCATGCTGCTCGCCGAGACGCTGGGTCTCGAGGGCGGCGATCGGGTGATCGTCTTCACCGAGTCCCGTGACACGGCGGAGGCGCTGACCGAGTTCCTCTCGGAGAGTTTCGACGCGAAGCGGTTCGTCGGGCAGGGCGATCGCGAGGGGTCCGACGGGATGACCCAGAAGCAACAACAGGAAGTGCTCGACGAGTTCCGGGCGGGTGAGTTCGAGGTGCTGGTCTCGACATCAGTCGCTGAGGAGGGCTTAGACGTACCCGAGGTCGACCTCGTGCTCTTCTACGAGCCGGTCCCGACGGCGATCCGTTCGATCCAGCGGAAGGGCCGAACCGGTCGCCAGTCCGAGGGACGCGTCGTCGTCCTCATGGCCGAGGACACCCGCGACGAGGCCTACTTCTGGATTTCGCGACGGCGCGAGAAGGAGATGGAGTCGGAACTGCGCGAACTGAAGGGCATGGCCGACGAACTCGCGGACGAACTCGACGATTCACAGCAATCACTGGCCGATTTCGAGGGAAGCGACAGGAGTGGAGTGAAAGTAGACGAAAACGGCAGTGAAGCCGACGCCGTCGGCGGTTCTTCCAGCGGAAGCGAGGGGGTCGCGGGACAGCCCGGACTGCGGGAGTTCGAAACCGACAACTCGGACTCGAGTACTGAGACAGACGACGATGCAGTTGAGGCCAAGGAAACCGACGAGGCAGTCGAAACCCACGAGCCCCACGCCGAGGGCGACACCGTCGCGGTCGTCGCCGACCAGCGGGAGATGGACGCCAACATCGCCCGCGAGCTCTCGCGACGCGAGGCCTATGAGATTACTCTCGAGACGCTCGATGTCGGCGACTACGTCCTGTCGGATCGGGTCGTCGTCGAACGAAAGTCTGTCGCAGACTTCGTCGACTCGCTGGTCGGCGGTGACCGATCGGTCTTCGAGCAGGTCGGCGCGATGGCCCGCCACTACTCGCGGCCGATCGTGATCGTCGAAGGCGAGGGACTCTACGAACAGCGTGACGTCCATCCGAACGCGGTCCGGGGTGCGCTCTCGAGTCTCGCCGTCGACTTCGGGGCGAGCGTTCTGCGCACGGACGGCGAAGACGACACGACTGAACTGCTGGCGGTGATCGCCGGCCGAGAGCAGGAAACCGCCGATCGCGAGGTGTCGGTCCACGGCGAAAAAGGGGCCAAGACTCTGAGCGAACAACAAGAGTACGTAGTCTCCTCGATCGCCGAAATTGGCCCCGTCACGGCCCGGTCGCTGCTCGAGGAGTTCGGTACCGTCGAGGCGGTGATGATCGCGACGGAAGACGAGTTACAGGAAGCGGACGGCGTTGGGACAGTGACCGCCGAGCGGATTCGGGAGGTCATCGGGAGCGACTACACGGGTTAA
- a CDS encoding TspO/MBR family protein — protein sequence MTAGATQSHRGLPDRSSLVRAAAFVVAINLIGGLPGIFSSPDTPWFRALEKPWFYPPGIAFPVVWTLLFTLLGIALWLVWRSDADGRRLALGAFAVQMLFNVAWTPAFFTLEAPLVALGIIVTLWVLVAGTILAFRRVDRRAAALLVPYLVWVTVAALLNFELWRLNA from the coding sequence ATGACTGCCGGCGCGACTCAGTCCCACCGCGGACTACCCGATCGGAGTTCGCTCGTCAGGGCCGCCGCGTTCGTCGTGGCTATCAACCTGATCGGCGGCCTTCCCGGCATCTTCTCGTCGCCGGATACACCTTGGTTCCGCGCGCTCGAGAAACCCTGGTTCTACCCGCCGGGGATCGCGTTTCCGGTCGTCTGGACGCTCCTCTTTACCCTGCTTGGCATCGCGCTGTGGCTCGTCTGGCGCAGCGACGCCGACGGCCGGCGGCTCGCACTCGGAGCGTTCGCCGTCCAGATGCTGTTCAACGTCGCCTGGACGCCCGCCTTTTTCACGCTCGAGGCACCGCTCGTCGCGCTCGGCATCATCGTCACGCTCTGGGTGCTCGTCGCCGGGACAATCCTCGCGTTCCGGCGGGTCGACCGCCGCGCCGCGGCGTTGCTAGTGCCGTATCTCGTCTGGGTGACCGTCGCAGCCCTCCTCAATTTCGAACTCTGGCGGCTGAACGCCTGA